Proteins encoded in a region of the Streptomyces akebiae genome:
- a CDS encoding universal stress protein, whose amino-acid sequence MTGADRRRPIVVGVDPDRSKRPALAWAADEADRRGLPLRLVHAQGVPTGGYRSGEVRPSWEEWNQALHGVGDQVLKEAVAFVEARQPTVEVSTLLAEGEPTWVLREEARSAALVVVGSWHLNRRREMFTSASVAFPLSAHAPCPVAVVPEPEPEPEHVTQKPAYFVVGVDGSPDSAAAVDVAFEEAALRGALLRALYVWHPPLLGVLDEDAAVRECRRVLSETVAGRTATYPDVELHHEVVRGHPVQVLTEASEHALGLVVGTRGHGGFTGMLLGSVSQGVLHHARCPVITVPVRVGERPGTSGPDGPGGAVGPVTR is encoded by the coding sequence ATGACTGGTGCGGACAGGCGTCGGCCGATCGTAGTGGGCGTCGACCCGGACCGCTCGAAGCGGCCGGCGCTGGCCTGGGCCGCCGACGAAGCGGACCGGCGTGGCCTGCCGCTGCGGCTCGTCCATGCCCAGGGCGTGCCGACCGGTGGTTACCGGTCGGGGGAGGTACGGCCGTCCTGGGAGGAGTGGAACCAGGCGCTGCACGGCGTGGGTGACCAGGTACTCAAGGAGGCGGTCGCGTTCGTCGAGGCCCGGCAGCCGACGGTGGAGGTGTCGACGCTGCTGGCGGAAGGAGAGCCGACGTGGGTCCTGCGGGAAGAGGCGCGGAGCGCCGCTCTGGTCGTGGTGGGTTCCTGGCACCTGAACAGGCGGCGCGAAATGTTCACCTCAGCCTCCGTGGCGTTCCCGCTCAGCGCCCATGCCCCCTGCCCGGTCGCGGTCGTACCGGAGCCGGAGCCGGAGCCGGAGCACGTCACCCAGAAGCCCGCGTACTTCGTGGTCGGCGTCGACGGCAGTCCGGACTCCGCCGCGGCGGTGGATGTGGCGTTCGAGGAGGCGGCCCTGCGCGGGGCGCTCCTGCGGGCCCTGTATGTGTGGCATCCACCGCTCCTGGGCGTGCTGGACGAGGACGCCGCGGTGCGGGAGTGCCGCCGTGTGCTGTCGGAGACGGTCGCGGGTCGCACCGCGACGTACCCGGACGTGGAGCTGCACCATGAGGTCGTCCGTGGCCACCCGGTGCAGGTGCTGACGGAGGCTTCGGAACACGCCCTGGGGCTGGTCGTGGGAACCCGGGGGCACGGTGGGTTCACGGGCATGCTGCTGGGCTCGGTGAGCCAGGGGGTGCTGCACCACGCCCGCTGTCCCGTCATCACGGTCCCCGTGCGAGTCGGCGAACGGCCCGGGACCTCTGGCCCGGACGGCCCTGGCGGTGCCGTCGGACCCGTCACACGATGA